The Lewinellaceae bacterium genome has a segment encoding these proteins:
- a CDS encoding cupin domain-containing protein, with amino-acid sequence MEPQILPTREADEYYSEERCFILELFNQPGGVASIARARVEPGVTTALHALDGLECYYLLSGEGKMEIHGKTAGKVKAGDTVVIPANAPQRITNTGQEDLVFLCFCAPGFMPENYRSLE; translated from the coding sequence ATGGAGCCACAAATCCTGCCCACCCGGGAGGCTGATGAATACTATTCCGAAGAACGTTGTTTTATTCTTGAATTGTTCAATCAACCGGGAGGAGTGGCATCCATCGCCAGGGCCAGGGTTGAACCTGGGGTGACGACTGCTTTGCACGCTCTTGATGGTTTGGAATGTTATTACCTGCTTTCCGGCGAAGGCAAAATGGAGATCCATGGAAAAACCGCAGGTAAGGTTAAAGCGGGGGATACGGTGGTGATTCCGGCCAATGCGCCCCAGCGCATAACGAATACCGGACAGGAAGATCTCGTTTTTCTGTGTTTTTGCGCTCCAGGGTTCATGCCTGAAAATTACCGTTCTTTGGAATGA
- a CDS encoding dipeptide epimerase translates to MKLIIHPYNLELAHTFTITHESRKFQEGLVVELQHNGFSGFGEASATTYYGQTLAGMIDKLESLRPVIESATLDTPESFWEEMSKHLVGHPFEQCALDMAAHDLYGQMKGQPTYKIWGLTTDHLPNSNFTIGRDTIEKMVEKMEEKPWPLYKIKLGTDHDLDIIRELRKHTDAIFRVDANTAWTAEEAIENAPHLKALGVEFIEQPLKANDWEGLKKVYQNSVLPIMADESCQVESDVEKCHGHFHGINIKLVKCGGLTPARRMIQRGHELGMKVMVGCMTESSIGISAIAHLLPLLDFVDMDGALLLKEDIAEGVIVKPDGVVYPDRNGIGGRLKLKAKD, encoded by the coding sequence ATGAAACTCATCATCCATCCTTACAACCTCGAACTGGCCCATACTTTTACCATCACACATGAATCCCGGAAATTCCAGGAAGGACTGGTGGTGGAATTACAGCACAATGGCTTTTCCGGTTTCGGTGAAGCATCAGCAACCACCTATTACGGCCAGACGCTGGCAGGGATGATCGACAAACTGGAATCCCTGCGACCGGTCATTGAATCCGCCACCCTTGATACGCCGGAAAGTTTTTGGGAAGAAATGTCCAAACACCTCGTGGGGCACCCTTTTGAACAATGCGCCCTGGATATGGCGGCACATGACCTGTACGGACAAATGAAAGGGCAGCCCACCTATAAAATCTGGGGGCTCACCACCGACCATTTACCCAACAGCAATTTTACCATCGGCCGCGACACCATTGAAAAGATGGTCGAAAAAATGGAAGAAAAACCCTGGCCCCTCTACAAGATAAAACTCGGTACCGACCACGACCTGGATATCATCCGGGAGCTGCGTAAACATACAGATGCCATTTTCAGGGTAGATGCCAACACCGCCTGGACTGCTGAGGAAGCCATAGAAAACGCCCCGCACCTGAAAGCCCTGGGCGTTGAATTTATCGAACAGCCCCTCAAAGCCAACGACTGGGAAGGGTTAAAAAAAGTGTACCAAAACAGCGTCCTGCCCATCATGGCCGATGAAAGCTGCCAGGTGGAATCGGACGTGGAGAAATGTCACGGACATTTTCATGGCATCAACATCAAACTGGTCAAATGCGGCGGACTCACCCCCGCAAGAAGAATGATCCAACGCGGACACGAACTGGGCATGAAGGTCATGGTAGGTTGCATGACGGAATCCTCGATCGGCATCTCCGCCATCGCCCACCTGCTGCCGTTGCTCGATTTTGTGGATATGGATGGTGCCCTGTTGCTGAAAGAAGATATTGCGGAAGGCGTGATCGTCAAACCAGATGGTGTGGTATATCCGGATCGGAACGGGATTGGGGGGAGGCTGAAATTAAAGGCTAAAGATTAA
- a CDS encoding family 43 glycosylhydrolase gives MMMKHSFFLTMLLIFSGSCLSRKDQSRTSLYAGNPVFPGWYADPEGIIFGNEYWIYPTYSDDYGQPDRSTVFSPEQQAAQEKAINPQYLKQTFINAFSSTDLTHWTKHSHVLDIREVKWASYSIWAPSIIGANGKYYLFFSANDIQSDEETGGIGVAVADDPEGPFKDALGKPLIDQFHHGAQPIDQFVFRDDDGKIYLYYGGWRHCNVVRLNKDLISLGSFEDGTVFKEITPDQYVEGPFVFKRKGKYYFMWSEGGWMGPDYSVAYAIGDSPLGPFRRIGKILSQDPTIATGAGHHSVISIPGTDEHYIVYHRRPVGTSDPHHRETCIDRLTFDKSGYINPVKMTSTGVKRRPLEK, from the coding sequence ATGATGATGAAGCATTCATTTTTCCTGACCATGTTATTGATTTTTTCCGGTTCATGCCTTTCCCGAAAGGATCAATCCAGAACTTCTTTGTACGCCGGAAACCCGGTGTTCCCAGGCTGGTATGCAGACCCCGAAGGCATCATTTTCGGTAACGAGTACTGGATCTATCCAACCTATTCCGATGACTACGGGCAACCTGACCGTTCCACCGTATTTTCACCGGAGCAACAGGCCGCCCAGGAAAAGGCCATCAACCCACAATACCTCAAACAGACCTTTATCAATGCCTTCTCCTCGACGGACCTCACACACTGGACCAAACACTCCCACGTTCTGGACATCAGGGAGGTAAAATGGGCCTCCTACTCCATTTGGGCACCCTCCATCATCGGCGCCAACGGAAAATATTACCTGTTTTTCTCGGCCAATGATATCCAGAGCGATGAGGAGACGGGAGGGATCGGGGTGGCCGTCGCCGATGACCCGGAAGGGCCCTTTAAAGATGCGTTGGGCAAACCGCTCATTGATCAATTTCATCACGGGGCCCAGCCCATTGATCAATTTGTTTTCCGGGACGATGACGGGAAGATTTACCTTTATTACGGTGGCTGGCGGCATTGCAACGTGGTCAGATTAAACAAGGATCTGATAAGCCTGGGATCATTTGAGGACGGGACCGTGTTTAAAGAGATCACCCCCGATCAATATGTGGAAGGTCCTTTTGTTTTTAAAAGAAAGGGGAAATACTATTTCATGTGGTCGGAAGGCGGCTGGATGGGACCCGATTACAGCGTGGCCTATGCCATTGGCGACAGCCCGCTTGGTCCTTTTCGCCGGATAGGGAAAATTTTGAGCCAGGATCCAACGATCGCCACCGGCGCGGGCCATCATTCGGTGATCTCCATTCCGGGTACGGACGAACATTATATTGTATACCACCGCAGACCCGTCGGCACAAGCGACCCCCACCATCGGGAAACCTGTATCGACCGACTGACTTTTGACAAATCCGGCTATATCAATCCGGTAAAGATGACTTCCACCGGGGTCAAAAGACGACCGTTGGAAAAATAA
- a CDS encoding GNAT family N-acetyltransferase, giving the protein MPEYLTFETERLFLRPTAEEDAAFILELMNTPKWLENIGDRNVRSIEDAKAYIQNRITPQLERLGFSNYTVIRKSDGAKLGSCGLYDREGLEGVDIGFAFLPQYEGQGYALESAQKVKDTGINHFGIRQISAITIPENMASRRLIEKLGLQFVEKIKLPDDDAELLLYRVEVG; this is encoded by the coding sequence ATGCCCGAATACCTCACCTTCGAAACAGAACGCTTGTTCCTCCGGCCTACAGCTGAAGAAGATGCCGCTTTTATCCTGGAACTGATGAACACCCCCAAGTGGCTCGAAAACATTGGCGATCGCAATGTCCGGTCCATCGAGGATGCCAAAGCTTATATCCAAAACAGGATCACCCCTCAGTTGGAAAGATTAGGGTTTTCCAATTACACCGTCATCAGGAAATCGGACGGGGCCAAACTGGGATCCTGCGGGCTGTATGACCGGGAAGGGCTGGAAGGAGTTGATATAGGCTTCGCTTTTCTGCCTCAATACGAAGGACAGGGATATGCCCTGGAAAGTGCCCAAAAGGTCAAAGATACAGGCATCAATCACTTTGGCATCAGACAGATCAGTGCCATCACGATCCCGGAAAATATGGCTTCCCGAAGGCTGATCGAAAAACTGGGACTGCAGTTTGTGGAAAAGATAAAACTACCGGATGATGACGCGGAGCTTTTGTTGTATAGGGTTGAAGTAGGATAA
- a CDS encoding Uma2 family endonuclease, which yields MPETEVINNPITVWMNYGPITLHKPMSREEFIALSDRFPEWQMERDQSGKTIIMTPVKKGSGKNEITVSGYLFIWYLKHKSGEIFSPSTGIELPDGSIRCPDCAWVSGERLATVPESSDEDFLKVVPDFIVEVRSQSYDPKRLQDKMTQTWMANGVRLGWLIDPYEETVNIYRSGKFVEVVNGFQGRVLSGEDVMPGMELPLDDLRREK from the coding sequence ATGCCAGAAACAGAAGTCATCAATAATCCGATCACCGTGTGGATGAATTACGGTCCGATAACATTGCACAAGCCAATGTCACGGGAGGAGTTCATTGCCTTGTCCGACCGCTTCCCGGAGTGGCAAATGGAAAGGGATCAAAGCGGGAAAACCATTATTATGACCCCTGTAAAAAAAGGTTCCGGAAAAAATGAAATTACCGTTTCCGGGTATTTGTTTATTTGGTATTTAAAACATAAATCCGGAGAAATCTTCAGCCCTTCCACCGGTATTGAATTGCCAGACGGTTCTATCCGATGCCCTGATTGTGCATGGGTTTCCGGGGAGCGACTGGCTACCGTACCGGAATCATCTGACGAAGATTTTTTGAAAGTCGTGCCTGATTTTATTGTGGAAGTCCGCTCACAATCGTACGACCCGAAAAGGCTCCAGGATAAGATGACCCAAACATGGATGGCCAATGGCGTTCGACTGGGATGGCTCATCGATCCATACGAGGAAACGGTAAATATCTACCGTTCAGGAAAGTTTGTTGAAGTAGTAAACGGTTTCCAGGGACGGGTGCTCAGCGGGGAAGACGTGATGCCGGGGATGGAATTGCCTCTTGATGATTTGAGGCGGGAAAAATAG
- a CDS encoding mechanosensitive ion channel, with product MNQYNIHILETIAVIALVLSLKWVFTKLLEKIRKNFGLQKQRIKMVNKAKNLIIYLIAFVSISIIWAVDQKDIFVFISSFLTILGVALFAQWSVLSNITASIILFVNHPAKIGDHLLILDKDYPLKGRISDIGLFFIILKTEEDEKITIPNSLILNKMIKIVTKPEPKPKS from the coding sequence ATGAACCAATACAATATTCATATTTTGGAAACCATTGCCGTAATCGCACTGGTATTATCATTGAAATGGGTATTCACCAAATTACTGGAAAAGATCAGGAAAAATTTTGGTCTGCAAAAGCAAAGAATAAAAATGGTGAACAAAGCCAAAAACCTCATCATTTACCTGATCGCTTTTGTTTCTATTTCGATCATTTGGGCCGTTGATCAAAAGGATATTTTTGTATTCATTTCCTCTTTCCTGACCATATTAGGCGTAGCCCTTTTTGCCCAATGGTCGGTTTTGTCCAATATTACCGCAAGTATTATCCTGTTTGTCAACCATCCCGCAAAAATCGGGGATCACCTGCTAATCCTGGATAAGGATTACCCGCTGAAAGGCAGAATAAGCGACATCGGGTTGTTTTTTATTATTTTAAAAACGGAAGAGGATGAAAAAATTACAATTCCCAATTCATTGATCCTCAACAAAATGATCAAAATAGTAACTAAACCGGAACCTAAACCTAAATCATGA
- the bphX gene encoding BphX family protein encodes MKKLQWWMRIVGVFYLLLTVMNLYGLFINPDFVRSGLPGTFNSDPLAVRSFMDAWMVFVFELGAIGAVLVYASKDPLANKSMVWLIILAELLRGVLCDAIWIKNGYDASGYIPFIIIHLIIIITGWIFLKNAEKMAIA; translated from the coding sequence ATGAAAAAATTGCAATGGTGGATGCGTATTGTAGGTGTTTTTTACCTTTTATTGACCGTGATGAACCTTTATGGTCTTTTCATCAATCCTGATTTCGTCCGTTCGGGACTGCCGGGAACATTCAACTCAGATCCGCTGGCCGTGAGAAGCTTTATGGATGCCTGGATGGTTTTTGTATTCGAACTGGGTGCCATTGGTGCAGTGCTGGTTTATGCTTCAAAGGATCCCCTGGCCAACAAAAGCATGGTGTGGCTGATCATTTTGGCCGAATTGCTGCGCGGGGTATTGTGTGATGCCATCTGGATCAAAAACGGGTATGATGCCTCGGGGTATATTCCTTTTATTATTATCCATCTCATCATCATTATTACCGGATGGATATTCCTGAAAAATGCAGAAAAAATGGCAATTGCTTAA
- a CDS encoding ABC-F family ATP-binding cassette domain-containing protein — protein MISVDGITVEFSGQTLFKDVSFVINENDKIALMGKNGAGKSTMMKIIAGLRSASRGHVRFPKDAVIAYLPQHLLTEDNCTVFEETAKAFRKVFEMRDEMEQLNKALETRTDFDSPEYMAIIDKVTDLGEIFYSIEEVNYDAEVEKTLMGLGFKREDFTRQTSEFSGGWRMRIELAKILLQKPDLILLDEPTNHIDIESVIWLEDFLINKAKAVVVISHDRAFIDNVTNRTIEVTMGRIYDYKANYSHYLQLREERRAGQLKAFKDQQKFIEESQRFIERFRGTYSKANQVNSRERMLEKLEIIEIDEVDNSSLKLRFPPCSRSGDYPVIAKHLSKSYDDQIIFNDANLTIERGEKVSFVGRNGEGKSTMIKAIMGEIDFKGECALGHNVAVGYFAQNQASLLDPELTVFQTVDEVAKGEIRTQVKNILGRFMFSGDDIDKKVSVLSGGERTRLAMVKLLLEPVNLLILDEPTNHLDLKSKDVLKEALLAFDGTLILVSHDRDFLQGLSEKVFEFKDKRVIEHFETIDDFLERNRIENLKQINL, from the coding sequence ATGATTTCGGTAGATGGCATAACGGTCGAATTTAGTGGTCAAACGCTCTTTAAAGACGTTTCTTTTGTGATCAATGAAAACGACAAGATCGCCCTTATGGGAAAAAACGGGGCCGGTAAGTCCACGATGATGAAGATTATTGCGGGCTTACGGAGTGCGAGCAGGGGACACGTTAGGTTTCCCAAGGATGCGGTCATCGCTTATCTTCCTCAGCATTTGCTTACCGAAGACAATTGTACGGTATTTGAGGAAACGGCCAAAGCTTTTCGCAAAGTATTCGAAATGCGGGATGAAATGGAGCAGCTCAACAAAGCCCTGGAAACCCGTACCGATTTCGACTCTCCGGAGTATATGGCCATCATCGACAAGGTGACTGACCTGGGGGAGATTTTCTATTCCATCGAAGAGGTCAATTATGATGCTGAAGTGGAAAAGACCCTGATGGGACTGGGCTTTAAAAGGGAGGATTTTACCCGGCAAACCAGCGAGTTCAGTGGTGGATGGAGAATGCGTATTGAGCTGGCCAAGATCCTGCTGCAAAAACCCGACCTGATCCTGCTGGATGAGCCGACCAATCACATCGACATCGAATCCGTTATCTGGCTGGAAGATTTTTTGATCAACAAGGCAAAGGCGGTGGTGGTCATCTCTCACGACAGGGCGTTCATCGACAACGTGACAAATCGTACCATAGAGGTCACCATGGGGAGGATTTATGATTACAAAGCCAATTATTCCCATTACCTCCAATTGCGGGAAGAACGCCGGGCCGGCCAGTTGAAAGCTTTTAAGGATCAGCAAAAATTCATCGAAGAAAGCCAGCGGTTTATTGAACGATTCAGGGGGACTTACTCCAAAGCCAACCAGGTGAATTCCAGGGAACGCATGCTGGAAAAGCTCGAAATTATTGAAATAGACGAGGTGGACAATTCTTCTCTCAAACTCAGGTTTCCTCCTTGTAGCCGTTCCGGCGATTACCCGGTGATCGCGAAACATTTGTCCAAAAGTTATGATGACCAGATTATTTTTAACGATGCCAATCTCACCATTGAACGGGGTGAAAAAGTATCTTTCGTGGGCCGTAACGGGGAGGGGAAATCAACGATGATCAAAGCCATCATGGGCGAAATAGATTTTAAAGGAGAATGTGCGCTCGGACACAATGTGGCGGTGGGGTATTTTGCCCAGAACCAGGCCTCGCTATTGGATCCGGAGCTCACCGTTTTCCAGACGGTTGATGAGGTGGCCAAAGGGGAGATCCGTACCCAGGTAAAAAATATTCTGGGCCGATTTATGTTCAGCGGGGATGATATCGACAAAAAAGTATCGGTATTGTCAGGGGGGGAGCGTACCCGCCTGGCCATGGTGAAATTGCTGTTGGAGCCCGTCAATCTACTGATCCTTGATGAGCCTACCAATCACCTGGATCTCAAGTCAAAAGATGTTTTAAAAGAAGCCTTGCTGGCCTTTGACGGCACCCTGATCCTGGTGTCTCACGACAGGGACTTTTTACAGGGATTATCGGAAAAGGTTTTTGAATTCAAAGACAAACGGGTCATTGAACACTTTGAAACCATCGACGATTTCCTGGAAAGGAACCGCATCGAAAACCTGAAACAGATCAATTTATAG
- a CDS encoding ABC transporter permease, translated as MNLPLHIARRYLFAKKSTNVINIITGIAVFGISVGTAALILVLSVFNGFEDLITGMYSHFNPDVKIALVKGKFFETSDSLLTSIRAVPGVEHVSETMEEVAVFEYKDNTAIGVLFGVDENYTHVLSIDSTVREGSFKVYDGHHHAVLGLGMRNKLGVNINDEFSAINVYMPKRKKVGPFEPMFVKRFIYPSGTFMIQQEFDNQYIFTSLDFTRELLGIGHKVSSLQLKLAPGFDIPETLESIEKIMGPDYTVKNKYQQQESFLKLMQVEKWLSFAIVGLMMLLISFNMIGALWMIVLEKRKDISILKSMGATNTLVRNIFLFEGILFTGLGILSGFILAWAIYYLQKTIGIISVPGDFVIEAYPMSMHVFDFVIVSFIVGIIGLLVSIAPAIRAMRVPAMMREE; from the coding sequence ATGAATCTGCCACTACATATCGCGCGACGTTATCTTTTTGCCAAGAAGTCCACCAACGTCATCAATATCATCACCGGTATTGCTGTTTTCGGCATTTCCGTGGGCACCGCTGCCCTCATTCTTGTGCTTTCCGTTTTCAACGGTTTTGAGGATCTCATCACCGGAATGTATAGTCATTTCAATCCTGATGTGAAAATTGCCCTGGTCAAGGGGAAATTTTTCGAGACCTCCGACAGCCTTTTAACAAGCATCAGGGCGGTGCCAGGAGTCGAGCATGTTTCAGAGACCATGGAAGAAGTGGCCGTTTTTGAATATAAGGACAATACGGCCATCGGGGTTTTGTTTGGGGTGGATGAAAACTACACCCATGTACTGAGCATAGACTCCACCGTACGGGAAGGCAGTTTTAAGGTTTATGACGGCCATCATCATGCCGTGTTGGGGTTAGGAATGCGCAACAAACTCGGAGTGAACATCAACGATGAATTCAGCGCCATCAACGTATATATGCCCAAGCGTAAAAAAGTTGGCCCTTTTGAGCCTATGTTTGTCAAACGTTTTATCTATCCTTCAGGGACTTTTATGATCCAGCAGGAATTCGATAACCAATACATTTTTACTTCCCTCGATTTTACCCGGGAGCTACTCGGCATTGGTCATAAAGTGAGCTCGCTGCAACTCAAACTGGCCCCGGGGTTCGACATTCCGGAAACCCTGGAATCCATTGAAAAAATAATGGGCCCCGATTATACCGTAAAAAATAAATACCAGCAACAGGAATCCTTCCTGAAACTCATGCAAGTCGAAAAATGGCTGAGTTTTGCCATCGTCGGACTGATGATGCTCCTGATCTCTTTTAACATGATCGGTGCTTTATGGATGATCGTGCTGGAAAAACGAAAAGATATTTCCATCCTCAAATCAATGGGAGCAACCAACACCCTGGTACGCAATATCTTCCTCTTCGAAGGCATCCTTTTTACAGGCCTGGGAATACTGTCAGGATTTATCCTCGCCTGGGCAATTTACTACCTGCAGAAAACCATAGGCATCATTAGTGTTCCGGGGGACTTCGTCATTGAGGCCTACCCCATGAGTATGCACGTATTCGATTTCGTCATCGTCTCTTTTATCGTGGGAATTATAGGCCTGTTGGTATCCATTGCCCCGGCAATAAGGGCCATGCGGGTTCCGGCAATGATGAGAGAGGAGTAG
- a CDS encoding DUF4350 domain-containing protein produces the protein MKKICFPYKCFLVLAALLSVGKLPAQQNADTLYQPDIVSKAYPENNGSLIYIDQGHQNFHTKDGRFSPFAKLLKQDGYKVEGFEGKFDPKKLRGIKVLVISNALSENARPPFTVPTDSAFSEEEISAIEDWVRKGGSLFLIADHMPFAGASATLGKAFGFGFYDGFLLDEHNRGIFDFSRNNKMLASNFITNGRNKAESVDTIRTFTGQGFSLPDGAVSILELTSGYQILLPDTMWVFDENTKRMSAEGLSQGAVLNYGKGRVAVFGEAAMFTAQLAGATQTRVGMNAAEADENFQLLLNIIHWLDRLYDEDKTNGEKKP, from the coding sequence ATGAAAAAAATATGCTTCCCTTATAAATGTTTCCTGGTTCTGGCAGCCCTATTGTCCGTTGGTAAATTACCTGCCCAGCAAAATGCCGACACGCTTTACCAACCCGACATCGTTTCAAAAGCTTATCCCGAAAATAACGGATCTCTGATCTACATTGACCAGGGGCATCAAAACTTTCATACCAAGGATGGCAGGTTTTCACCTTTTGCAAAGCTGCTTAAGCAGGATGGATATAAGGTTGAGGGGTTTGAAGGTAAATTTGACCCCAAAAAACTCCGGGGCATAAAAGTACTGGTGATCTCCAATGCTTTGTCTGAAAATGCCCGGCCTCCCTTCACTGTTCCCACCGATAGCGCCTTTTCGGAAGAGGAAATATCCGCTATTGAGGATTGGGTCAGAAAAGGCGGCTCTCTTTTCCTCATCGCCGACCATATGCCCTTTGCGGGAGCTTCGGCCACGTTGGGCAAAGCCTTTGGTTTTGGTTTTTACGACGGTTTCTTATTGGATGAACACAACCGGGGCATTTTTGACTTTTCGCGAAACAATAAAATGCTGGCCTCAAATTTCATCACCAATGGCAGAAACAAAGCAGAATCAGTGGATACGATCAGGACGTTTACCGGTCAGGGGTTTAGCCTGCCTGATGGGGCAGTCTCCATCCTGGAATTGACCTCCGGATATCAAATATTGTTGCCGGATACCATGTGGGTTTTTGATGAAAATACCAAAAGGATGTCTGCCGAAGGATTATCACAGGGGGCTGTGTTGAATTACGGCAAAGGAAGGGTCGCCGTTTTTGGAGAGGCCGCCATGTTTACGGCTCAGCTTGCTGGTGCTACCCAAACTCGCGTGGGAATGAATGCCGCGGAAGCTGATGAAAATTTCCAGCTTTTGCTCAACATAATTCACTGGCTGGATCGTTTATATGATGAAGACAAAACCAACGGTGAGAAAAAACCATAA